TTTCCTTTTGCCTTTTATAATTCATTTCTTTCTTACCTTTTTCTTCTCCTATACTCCTTTCTTCTTCCGTCCGCGACTCATGCGCTGTTTTTCAAAATAagcacaagatttttttttttgtgacatgcTAAGTGCTGATGAATGTTGATTAAAAGAATTCCAGAAACCTCCATGCAAACTTTTAGTTTCGTTTTTTTGTCAGTATAAGCCGTTCAGTGTTCACACAGGCAACTACCACTCTGCCAAAAGTCATTGTATAGACTGCAGCAGAGATCTGAGCTTCTTGAGTTGAATGTCTTGGTGTGTATTTTCTCAATTCTTCCTGTCTTCCCTTCTGTACATTCTACCCAAAGTGCAGGCCTGTTAGGAATGCTACAGGAACCTTGCCCCTTAAACCCAGCATACGTATTCTCAGAATGGAATGTGAAATGCACAAGACAGAGAGAGCTGATAGTCATCGTGGTATCTAACGCAGGACCTCGAACAGAATGAAGTGGAATTTAATCTGCAGCTTGCCAGGGCACTGAAGAGGCAAGCAGAGATCAGCGATCCTTATCAGCATTGCTCCCTCCATCTCTGCGTAGCCAAGATCCACACCTATGAGAAATGATCTGGAGCATAATAACACAGCTGCGTTGAGGCGCTACTTCCTGGAGCTGCTGCCCTGCATCTAGTCTGAAACACTTTGGATGTTTGCAGAACGCAGACCGTGAAATGCAGTGCTGCAGCAGCTGGGCCAAGCCTTAGCAAGAGCAAGCCTGGCGCAGTGGAGTGAAACACAGGCCTGCAGAACACTGCAAAGAGACCTTTCAGTTTCGTTAGCATCTTGAATTGACATCTTATGCTCCAGATCCCATACAATCACATGGCACTGTATGCTGTTAAAATGGGTGAATGCGTTCACTGCACAAAGAAAGAGAAGCAAGGTCACatccttttatttatttccttacaAGTTTTTTATGCTAAAAGTTAAATTCAAGAGCAATACTGGAATAATAAAATGGCAATGGATTGTCACGGGACTACACTCTTAAAATGATCAAATTCCCAACTTAGTTTCCAGCAATTTTACCAGTTCCATGAAGGCAGTAACACACAAAAGGTGTTCAACAGTCCAATAACTGCACGCCTGGACCTGCAGATTAACAacgtgcttttaaaatatattgattaaGCCACCTTAGGCATACACTTTACAGATTTTGGTTCTCTTACATGAATATAGAACATTCAACAAGTTCTAatacatggtctgattgcagctagaccactggagtgTGTTTCCACTACAACCCATGCGTGACATGTCTgttccaggaagcagcagcaacttctcTGGATAAGAAATGTCAGCATATTCCACCCTGAAGCACAAAGAATACAATAGTTTTTAGAACAGGAGGAAAGGGGGACCTGTGACATCACTGCTTCCACTAACAGCAgctaagaaaattgattttaaaatcttggctAGCACTCCTTTTAAATGAAAAGACCAGTGCTGCAGCATGAAGTACCGGAGCTGTGTGTGTTACAGAGGGAGGATCGTTCTATTCTGGGCACAGATGCTGGAAATGTTGCTTGGGTTGGATCTGCAATTATGCCACTCGTCTTTAAGCCAGCTGCAgtctattgtaaataaataaatccatgaatTGTACATGTTGTGAACTATGTAGCTTTCACAGGGGCAGCAGGTTTTATTAAATAGTACAAAACAACACTCTGGGAACATTCAGGCACAAACATGAATACAGCGTGCAGGCAGAAACAGTTTCCTTTACTATGAAAGCACAATATGTGCTCACCAAGAGGTGGCAGGTGCTATTAAAAGAAATCCTAATCATAAATAAACAGCGACACGTTTagggaaaagtgttttttttccagaatacaATCACATTTGCTTAAAAATCCCCAGCATGGAGTTTTAGGAATACTGGAAAGTCAATCGCTACCATTCATCATGGGAAAATAAACAAGCTACACCATTgtgagcgcacacacacacacacacttctgtctgtctgtgtctgtctgggaAACGCGTGGCTGTTCACCTGCATGGCAGTGCAGAAAACAGCATCTGCCATGCTGAACTAATGGAATGCTAATGGAGTGGAATGAGCCAGCAAAAACTGGAGACAACAATAAAACGAGCAGAGCAATAACCAGTCTGATGCTGAGTGCAATAAATAAACTGGGGAGTGTGTGCATACTGTCTGGTAACGCTACCGCGGAACACAGGACCTGCACAAAGCAGGGGGCATGATAAGGGCTCCCTCCAGGACCGTCTTCTTTACCTTTCCTGTAAGGCTTCGAATGATTTACACTGGGTTTTATTACCTCGATGTTCAGTGCTTGTCATCAGTCTCCTGGCTGCGTTGTCTGTTTGCTTTGAGATTTTGGTTTCTAGCGAGACTGTTTGCAGTGGAAAGCTGCACGATGGAGGAACGGCCTGGGCAGGCTTTAGAGGAAGTGTCTCCAAGGCAAGCACATATAAATATGAAAGGGACATGAAAATCTAATCTGTAAAACtgataacaaagcaaaaaaaatccATCGGAAGGCTATTTCAGAGCTATTGATAACGTGATGCAGAAACTAAACGCGTGGCTGTGAAGTAGAAACTCCTTTCAAAGACTGATCCTGCAAGCcaatgcattgtatttatttacaagcaaCAAAAAAGTGCTTTACCTTAACTTGTCACTAGCGTAATGGAAATGTTAACCATATTCATCCACATAGGACCCCCCTAAAGGTGCAATATTATTGGCGCCCAGCGGACAAACAATGACAATGCATTACAACTTACAGAATCACTTGTGCATTGCACCTGCAATTTAAGATCACTGTATTATTTCCATTGTAACAGTAGCGGAACATCACAGTCACTGAATTTGCATTATTCTCTCTAGTCATGGAGTGCTTACCCGACACTGGCAATACCTTGTCCCAATTGAATGCACTTTCATTGCTGTTTCTCACATGGGGGTCCAGGTGACACATGACAACACAATTAAACTGCTCCACCCCCACGCAAAGTCATCCGGTAGGGGGCTAGCTTCCCTCTCAGGGGTAACTTCTGAAGTTTCCCACAAGCAGCCTGTGAAGAAGATGCATTCAGATGCTGTCTTTGTGTCCTGCAGCTGTACGCTGCTGTGGGTTCCCAGGCCTTGCAGAGGAGTGCTACAGTTTCTCCTCTCAGTACAGAAGCAGCCTGTTTGCCCTCCTCACACTGCTGTGCTCCTGCCTATGACTGGGAAGGCAGCGGGCAGAGCTCCGGTGCTCTCGGCCGGGAGGTTGGTGCGATTCAGATCTGCACTGGACAGCAGTGTCCCCAGGGAGCTCCACTGTCCCGCTCCAGGGAGGTGCATGAACGAGGTATAGGGCTGCTCTGTGAGGACCAGCTCAGGGAGGGACTTGTTCATTTCGGGGTCCTGGTGTTTCTGGGACCCCCCGGCAGCAGCTTTGGTGTCAGCCAGGACCTGAGTGTAAGGGGGAGGGGGGTCTTCCATCACCACCGCTTCCTCATAGCAAGGGGGCTTCCCGATCACTTCTGCAGGGAGACAGAGAAAAGCCAACCAAACGACAATAGTAAGCTGATGACAAGTAATAAAACTAAATCCCTTTTCATGATTCCTGCGATTTGCATTACCCTTGTACAGCTGCTTCCTTGTAATGTGTGCGCACCAGACTAGCTAGATTCATACTGTGTGCACACCAGACTAGCTAGATTCATACTGTGTGCGCACCAGACTAGCTAGATTCATACT
The Polyodon spathula isolate WHYD16114869_AA chromosome 22, ASM1765450v1, whole genome shotgun sequence genome window above contains:
- the LOC121297598 gene encoding proline-rich protein 7-like isoform X3 — its product is MKQRTENRELPRARVSKSSYMQRRVKRKREERLRELTFRTLEMDALAYRRCPHREPTGAWESAHEVIGKPPCYEEAVVMEDPPPPYTQVLADTKAAAGGSQKHQDPEMNKSLPELVLTEQPYTSFMHLPGAGQWSSLGTLLSSADLNRTNLPAESTGALPAAFPVIGRSTAV
- the LOC121297598 gene encoding proline-rich protein 7-like isoform X2, whose amino-acid sequence is MAILFLLSKRKNKADDARKVSSYMQRRVKRKREERLRELTFRTLEMDALAYRRCPHREPTGAWESAHEVIGKPPCYEEAVVMEDPPPPYTQVLADTKAAAGGSQKHQDPEMNKSLPELVLTEQPYTSFMHLPGAGQWSSLGTLLSSADLNRTNLPAESTGALPAAFPVIGRSTAV
- the LOC121297598 gene encoding proline-rich protein 7-like isoform X4 encodes the protein MTQESYMQRRVKRKREERLRELTFRTLEMDALAYRRCPHREPTGAWESAHEVIGKPPCYEEAVVMEDPPPPYTQVLADTKAAAGGSQKHQDPEMNKSLPELVLTEQPYTSFMHLPGAGQWSSLGTLLSSADLNRTNLPAESTGALPAAFPVIGRSTAV
- the LOC121297598 gene encoding proline-rich protein 7-like isoform X1, with amino-acid sequence MGMSQDNYTFLTCFTGFWLIWALIVLLCCLCSYMQRRVKRKREERLRELTFRTLEMDALAYRRCPHREPTGAWESAHEVIGKPPCYEEAVVMEDPPPPYTQVLADTKAAAGGSQKHQDPEMNKSLPELVLTEQPYTSFMHLPGAGQWSSLGTLLSSADLNRTNLPAESTGALPAAFPVIGRSTAV